Genomic window (Alligator mississippiensis isolate rAllMis1 chromosome 4, rAllMis1, whole genome shotgun sequence):
ATCAAGTCTCTTACCTTGCTAAATTACACTTCTTACAAATCTAGATCAAGGGTCCTCAACTCCTGGCTTGTAGGCCAGaattctgcccccacccccaccatgtcatctggctttCAGGACACCCCTACTGACAACGTTTCAGACCTGTGGAAAGCAATGCCCTctccctgcatgctgctgctaaATTTCCTGACCCGTGGAGAGCCAACTGGGCAGTATGGGCCTGTGTGCTAGACTGGGAATGCAAGGCATCATGGAGCCCAATCCCAGTGCTTGGGGGCAGTGTGCAGCTcaaatccagcatgcaggggcagtgtagggcagcaggacccaatcctgatacatggggctgggtggggagcagtgtagTGAaccagggcttgatcctggcacATAGGGcaccatgccactcatctggccaaaacgttgagcaccactgatctagactgatcatagggctggaaaggggTTTACAGACcaccaagtccagcccccagcatGATTTGAGCATTTTCCCCCCTCGCCATCAGGGACTGGAATCTAGCTTAGCCCTGCACTCCAGCTGGACAGAAATGTGGCTCTGATAAAATAAAGGAGGCCCTACTGCTGTCTTTTAGCTACATGCTTTTCTGGACTCAGAGTAATGCAGGCCAATGGATACTTTCAAGAGTCTACTACATAGGGCTTCTAACTCCCCAGGCCCAGGATACCCAGGTTGTGATCAGTTTGACAAACTCCTCCTTACACAGGCAAACAGTTTGGGAGGGTGGAGAAAAGCATTTAGaatattacaggtcattggcaAGTTATGATCCTGACTGAGCTGGGAAGGGGAACTGGCTGTGTGTGGGAGCTGAAGAAGGATTCTCTGGTGTTCTCCTTTCCTATAACAGCACCCATGCATTTCAGACTCTTCTGCCTCATGCTGAAGCCTAACATATAGACTTCCTTTCCCAAGTGTGGAATCCTAAGCCAGTAGGCCCATCTCTGTGTAGCATAAGCCTAAACTTTTGGAGAGATTTTTAAAGAAACCACCCCAGAGATTCTACCAGATGCCACAGGGTGACGTCTCTTTCTATGAGGTTGTATGCTGTGCACTTACCTTCtctgctgccatgctggggcaCTTCCAATTGTAAAGGTAATACTGCAGGTTCCCATCCCCAATCCCAAACTTCAGCTTTTCCAGGAAGGTTTTGTTTTCCATGAGGTCCAGTGCATTGAACACATCAAACCCTTTCTGACAGGGGCAGAGAAGAAACAAAGTCATCATCAGCAAGACTCCTCTGGGGAACATTTCCCTGCTGTGCTGTCCTCCATTACTCTAGGCACTGCCTGTACTGAAAGCTTCCCACCACCTGCCTCTTCGCCTTTCACTTCCAGCTGTAGCATAGAGGCCATGGATTGACactccccctttttcccctgggGAGCAGATTGGGACTCCAGAGGAAAGCTGGCAAGTTGCTGCCCACTTCAGATCTATTCAAGATAAATACAGGGTCTCGGGTATCATGGCTGAGGTCAGTATGTTTCGGCTGCAGGAAGTTTAGAAACATTTTGGTCTAACACTAGCCAGACTCCTTCTCCTTGCCAGATCGGACAGAGAAGGTTCCTGGTTACTTGGCTGTCCACTGCAGGAAGGACTAGCTGAGATGTGGTGCCTAGTCCTGGGAGGAACCTGAAGCCCACCAAGATAAGATGGGCACAGTATGTTCTCCACTGTCAACAACTCGACAGCTCTCTGTTGTGTTGAGGCCAATCTCCTATGCTTGTGGCTCACAGCTAGAGGGAGGCTGGCCAGGACTCCCCACAAGCTGTCAAAACAGCCTGCACCTGACCAGTTGTGGAGAGGTGTTTAGAACTGGCCTCCCCAATGCCTGGGGAGAATTCTCATGGTGTCCCCAAGGCACTCATACCTACTAGTttactgcccccactgctccctcaGCCCTATCTCAGAACTCAGACAGAGGAGTCATCCAAGGCTACTTACCAATTTTGCAAGTATCAGGGCATCACTCATGAGGTCTATGAGGGGGGTCTTGGTGTGAACATTGTAGAAGGAGTAAGCAGCTTTCAGGCTCTTGTGAGTGGGGTGGTTCATGATGGTGGAGGGCAGAGTATAAAAGCTCAGAAAGTCTGTCACCTCACCAGTGGCGCTCTGAAAAAAAAAGACCAACCCTGCTGGTATGGCATGAGTGAGTATCAGAGAAGACAAAGCCAAAGCGCCAGGTAGGGGTGTACtgacagagattttgggggccaatactgatagccaatttttaaggaggcatatcagctaataccaatccgatttctgacacggctgtgtgcagctggtaagtctgttgtggtgaaaggggaggggggagggaaaaggcacAATGGGGAGATCAACACCCCCtcggtgagggaggaagtagagctgaggctggggtaggtgctgcccagctggggcagggcaggcatgggacagagctgtggcttgttggggggggggcagcatacagctcctgctgctggtctgggagggcacagggagggtgtgtgcccctggatctgtgcagggctggcctggcaggctggggccaggggccatgctgcacttggggcaggtgtgCTGGAAGGGGGGCTATTCCAAATTTCACAATGGCCCTCCCAtaaccccctcccagtgccgctgcccaCTCCGAGCACAGCATggcccctgtccccagcctgcagctcgaCCCACCCAGATCCAGAGGCACAAGCCCCCGCGCCCCCCCCGGATGAGCAgcgggagcagtggtgggagcccccgaACAAGCAGAGGAACACTAGACAAGCTGCCTGACAAGTGGCTCCCAGATGAGCAgcgtgcagctgcaggagcccccctccccctctgtaGCTACATCACGCTTTGTCCCGACTGGGCAaagcccccagccccattgccTCCTTCACTGCGGGGGGCCGTGATCTGCACCcccttgctccttccctcccctcactgctcccaagCTTTTGGGCTGTGTTCCTAACCACCTATGTGCCGCGTTGTGGCTGAGTGCACGTACAGGAATTTATTGGTCAAATTACTGGCCATTTCAGGCCCatttccaatatagtcaattttctttatattggtgtcGATCTGAtctggactgatgtatcggtgcacctctagtgccAGGGCCATCAACACCTGGTTAAGAGCTTGTAGGGGGCTCTGTCCAGTTCCCAGGGGCAAGTGCTCTCTTGCTGGTAGGCTCAGCACAGGACAAGCAGAGTCCCCCAGGTCAATGACTTGCAAGACCATCTCTCTTTTCGACCCCAAAGACTACAGAGCACGACACAAGCACTGAATTCACCACCCCTCCAACCCCCAGGTGCTCTTTAAAAGCACAAAGGGGCCATCACCACTGCATTCAGGTCACCGACTCCTCTCTCATCCAAGGGAGAAGACTGCTCAGACAGTGGCAGAGAAATGGCTAAACATCCCAAAGGGCTTTACAGAATCCGGGACCGATTTGGGCATAGCAGAACTGGCAAGGAAAACATCAAcaacccctctgccctgctgcctcaccTCAACCACAAAGGTGTCAATTATATTCTCTTGAGGTAAGAACCAGTGCTCCACCTCCTCACAGCTCATGACCGGGGTCAGATGGAACTGCTTCAGGTACTGTATCAGGAGCTTGTGCACAGCAGCTATATCTTTGTGCTCCATTGCCCGCAAGCGAGGTGTCTTCGGAGTCTGCAGACAGGAGGGCAAACAGTTTGCACTGGCCGCAAGAAGGCCTTCACATCCTCAGTGCTGGGAGACTGTGTCACCTTGGCGCTCTCAGCTTGTTGTGCAAAGGACTGTGCTTGCCAAAGATTAACAGATTaacatggcagctgcccctgaGGAACCCTCAACCTGCTTCTGTGCTCCCCTTTGCGCCAGTCTGTCCTCCGTCTCCACCTCTCAAACCCACCATCCTCAAAACCCACCCATCCACCTGGGTTCTTCTATGTAGCTGGCAGAGAGAAGCATACAGACAGTGTCTAGCACTACCAATTCTCTGTACATCAACATCATGGGCCTCAGAACCCTGTGCTTTGGGTCTGTCACACGAGAGGCTTCCAGCCACCTGGGACATAGTCGGAGCTGCATACAGCAGGCCTACTAGGCATCTGGGAAACTGCTCAGCATGTGTGGTGTTCAAGTCCTGAGACTCAGCCCGTTTCTTTTCTCAGGCTGTCCACTGCTGCAGACATTACAGACTGCTGCAAAGCCCAGACTTGAGGGCCTGCTGGTGATCTAAATAAGGCAATAAGCTATAATGAAGTACAAGCAGCTGTACCCACAGACTAGCTGGCACACTTAAATCAGCTTATGCAGGGTCTTTAACATAGAAAGCAATAGAATTTGGCAAGTGGCTTGTCCGCTTGCATGATTTAAATGGTTGTCTGTGTTAGCCCCcaggcatctgaagcagctgacACTGTACAAACGAAGTGTGGTTTAATAGTTTGTGACACAGCTTCCAGGTTCATTCCTAGCCTACATTCACAACATGGTATGACCCACCGGGAGGCAGAAGGGTGCTAGAACTCACAATACACAGCTACGTGGGTCCCTAGCAGCAGGCGTTAGGATCAACCAAACAAAAGGGGCCTCCCCATGTCTGCTCTTTCAAGCCCCgacaaaaacatttctttaagaCAGGAACTCAAAAGCAGCCTGACTTTCAAATCTCAGaagtgccctcccctccccagccccacgccTAGCTCAGATGCTGCAATTTGCTAAACTGACAAAGCAGCAATATCCAGGTCTACATTTTATGTCAAGCACACCTCTGGCAGCCGGTAGAGCTTCATGGTACGTTGCATAGTCATGTTCCTGCTGAGGTGGGAAAACTTGACTTCAATCAGCTTCCTAGGGTTCAGGGACCGGTGCCAGTAtctgcaaacacacacacctaGGGTTATGCACATGCACCACATGCTGTGGGCCAGCTGGGAGGAGGCTAGAAAGAGCATGTAGTTCTTCTACATGCCAGTAGGTGGCAAGCAAGAATGCTAGACAGCAAGTAACCTCTGTGTGGGGCATGTAGCAGATAAGGATGGGACAAgtaacacagtggcagatagggcagaaagcagagcagcagatgaagCAGGGAgtacaggaaaggaagcagaacaggagattgggctggggaaggggactggagtggcacttggggagggtgcaggcctaatttgtggcacacctgccaaaaaggttggctcccactgccctAGAGCTGAAAAAACCAGACCAGATAAAGCAAAGTTTCTCCAAGCGGGGTATGCATCCCCCTGGAGTTATGCAGATATGGGAGAGAAGGGAATGGGACAGCAGAATTGGCAATAAAAAGAACTAAATGACTACATCTCACAGGTTGCTGAAACAGTTACAGTGTGGTGTAAGATGTTACTTTACTCAGCAGCCATAATCCAGAATTTAAGGGGCACCCAGTAACATTTGAAAAGGGGTAGGTGACCCCAAAAGAATGGGAATCTCTGAGTTGGAGAGAAGGCTTCAGGTCCTTCAGCAACTGAGCAGCTCACACAAGTCATACAGAGCTCCTGGCCTCCTCCCTAAGGGACAGCGCAAGCAGGGGAAGCCCCAAGACGAATCCGGGTAATAAGTCACAAAAGAAGTGTATGAAATGCAAAGCTCATGCTGCTCCTGGCTAGATCCACAAGCCTCGTATGAGGACAGGGGAGTCACTTACCTGCAAGTCCCAACAGGTTTTGGCAGCACCACCCCTGCCGTGTAAACAGCCTGAAATATCCCCTCGAGGTGAACCCGCCGAGTGATCTCCCGGATCAGGACTGGTGCCACCCGCTTGGCGCGCAGCTTCTTGTGGACACACAGGAAGTTTATCTCCACCATTTTCTTCTCACTTGACAGAAAACAAAAGAGTTCAAAGGTGAGAAAGACACAGCTGGCGGGGGTGgaaggcaggaaggggagggaagcaatCCAGTTGTATGGACAGACTTAAGTCAGCTCTCCTCCCCAGCATGCAAAAGACCTGACCTCCTAACTTTCCTGGGAGAGGGGGGTCAGCCAGGAGTCATTCCCCCTACTCCTTTTCATGACCTGAAGGAGGGGGATGGGAAATCCCCAGCATGAGAAGCCAGGTCAGAGGGGTTggagattctggtcacccttcaTAGATTAATCATTTAACCCACTCAGGTTCCCCCCTCCCAGGCAGCTTTTGCCCATAAGTATGGCTGCGTAATTGAACACGCAAAGCTGAGTGAAGTCTCAGACAGGTCTATTTGCTATACATTGAC
Coding sequences:
- the NMT1 gene encoding glycylpeptide N-tetradecanoyltransferase 1; translation: MADDSETAGKQPPSRPQRSSGEENDHEHCSDCENEEDDYGRGGFSPANDSGAKKKKKKQKRKKEKGGEQLDHVQDQPGKVNSLPAERIQEIQKAIELFSVGQGPAKTMEEASKRSYQFWDTQPVPKLGEVVNTHGPVEPDKDHIRQEPYTLPQGFIWDALDLGDRGVLKELYTLLNENYVEDDDNMFRFDYSPEFLLWALRPPGWLPQWHCGVRVVSSKKLVGFISAIPATIQIYDTEKKMVEINFLCVHKKLRAKRVAPVLIREITRRVHLEGIFQAVYTAGVVLPKPVGTCRYWHRSLNPRKLIEVKFSHLSRNMTMQRTMKLYRLPETPKTPRLRAMEHKDIAAVHKLLIQYLKQFHLTPVMSCEEVEHWFLPQENIIDTFVVESATGEVTDFLSFYTLPSTIMNHPTHKSLKAAYSFYNVHTKTPLIDLMSDALILAKLKGFDVFNALDLMENKTFLEKLKFGIGDGNLQYYLYNWKCPSMAAEKVGLVLQ